A portion of the Tenacibaculum todarodis genome contains these proteins:
- a CDS encoding ACP phosphodiesterase, with protein MNFLAHLYLSGNNQQIMIGNFIADHIRGNKFQHYSEEIKKGILLHREIDTFTDAHSIVRKSKRRLHERYGHYDGVIIDIFYDYFLAKNWDSYSAIPLEAYTQSVYELFKKESSNLPLKSQQFIGYMIEYNILYNYSTLEGIQQVLNGMNSRTKGKSQMNLAVEDLQLYNKELEEDFTIFFEDLRNFCNQKIKELTVIPNEE; from the coding sequence ATGAATTTCCTCGCGCACTTATATTTATCAGGAAACAACCAACAAATAATGATTGGCAATTTTATTGCTGACCATATTAGAGGAAATAAATTTCAGCATTATTCCGAAGAAATAAAAAAAGGAATTCTTTTACATAGAGAAATAGACACATTTACCGATGCACATTCAATAGTTAGAAAAAGTAAACGTAGATTACACGAACGTTACGGACATTATGATGGCGTAATAATCGATATTTTTTACGATTATTTTTTAGCTAAAAACTGGGATAGTTATTCTGCAATTCCGTTGGAGGCTTATACACAATCTGTCTATGAATTATTTAAAAAAGAATCATCTAATTTGCCTTTAAAATCACAACAATTTATCGGTTATATGATTGAGTATAACATACTGTATAATTATAGTACTTTGGAAGGAATTCAGCAAGTTTTAAACGGAATGAACAGCAGAACCAAAGGGAAATCTCAAATGAACTTAGCTGTTGAAGACTTACAACTTTACAATAAAGAATTAGAAGAAGATTTTACCATTTTCTTTGAAGATTTACGTAACTTTTGCAATCAAAAAATAAAAGAACTAACTGTCATTCCGAACGAAGAATGA
- a CDS encoding VOC family protein, with protein sequence MQVQPFHLAIPVQNLEKCRAFYRDILQCKEGRSTNHWVDFNFFGHQFVIHQKEGFIPTESVTNPVDGHDVPVPHFGVVLTWEDWHALAKRLKTVNTQFIIEPTIRFKGKVGEQATMFFNDPENNALEFKAFKDMSQIFAT encoded by the coding sequence ATGCAAGTACAACCATTCCATTTAGCAATTCCAGTTCAAAACCTAGAAAAATGCAGAGCCTTTTATAGAGATATTTTACAATGTAAAGAAGGTAGAAGTACTAATCATTGGGTAGATTTTAATTTCTTTGGACATCAATTTGTTATTCATCAAAAAGAAGGTTTTATACCAACGGAATCAGTTACAAATCCTGTTGATGGACACGATGTTCCTGTTCCGCATTTTGGAGTAGTTTTAACTTGGGAAGATTGGCACGCTTTGGCTAAACGTTTAAAAACAGTAAACACGCAATTTATAATTGAACCAACGATTCGCTTTAAAGGAAAAGTTGGAGAGCAAGCTACAATGTTTTTTAACGATCCAGAAAACAATGCTTTAGAGTTCAAAGCTTTTAAAGATATGAGTCAAATTTTTGCCACTTAA
- a CDS encoding energy transducer TonB, with product MKKIVFLLFFIVFYSHAQVISDRKYNKLTKPNTANNLSIYLQGKIHKDLLQDITFPKYGRKVTLSYYVNKDGKPYNINFNSYRNNKLTRALKKYMKEYSLDSLGFKADTRKKYTIQIISKKKDKNIIECSTNPIEITSPNSESCKDLNFYSDINNCFNKELRNLFYNSINYSLADSIKTDNEIINLNFKALIDKEGKLKLRNLKVPEIFKKHLYDIVEKSNFQFKPQLINGIPNDYFYRIRQTFNKGDKPNKSERDNEFDDVFKPTTTNDFALFLKEKLTQSDINSANLNRFNNRLKIYFELDAKEKPINISTNARSEKLEKKVIEIFKKYDISKATFLNNHKANRYFTPIILHNNGKNEVYTNSIMGYSRIPIFPECEKSLNATMAKKCYNQTIRNVVAYNFNAKMASSLGLRPGKKRIFVNFKIDTLGNITDIKSRASHYLLKKEAERIVKKLSKPAPAIFGNKPQTTNFTLPITFSLD from the coding sequence ATGAAAAAAATAGTATTCCTTTTATTCTTTATAGTTTTTTATTCACACGCTCAAGTTATTAGTGATAGAAAATATAATAAACTCACAAAACCCAATACAGCTAATAATTTATCGATCTATTTACAAGGAAAAATACATAAAGATCTCTTACAAGACATTACTTTTCCTAAGTATGGTCGTAAAGTAACGCTATCTTATTATGTAAACAAAGACGGAAAACCCTACAACATTAATTTTAATTCTTACAGAAACAACAAATTAACAAGAGCACTAAAGAAATATATGAAAGAATATTCTTTAGATAGTTTAGGATTTAAAGCAGACACAAGAAAAAAATATACTATTCAAATAATTTCAAAAAAGAAAGACAAAAACATTATTGAATGTAGCACAAATCCTATAGAAATAACTTCTCCAAACTCTGAGTCTTGTAAAGATTTAAACTTCTATAGCGACATAAATAATTGTTTTAATAAAGAGTTAAGAAATCTATTTTACAATTCGATTAATTATAGTCTAGCAGATTCCATTAAAACAGATAATGAAATTATAAATTTAAATTTTAAAGCATTAATTGACAAAGAAGGTAAACTGAAGTTAAGAAATTTAAAAGTTCCAGAAATTTTTAAAAAACACTTGTACGATATTGTTGAAAAAAGCAACTTTCAATTTAAACCGCAATTAATTAATGGAATACCTAATGATTATTTTTACAGAATAAGACAAACATTTAATAAAGGCGATAAACCAAACAAATCTGAAAGAGATAATGAATTTGATGATGTTTTTAAACCTACCACAACAAATGATTTTGCATTATTTTTAAAGGAAAAATTAACACAATCAGATATAAATAGCGCTAACTTAAATAGGTTTAACAATAGATTAAAAATTTATTTTGAATTAGATGCTAAAGAAAAACCTATAAATATTAGTACAAACGCAAGGTCTGAAAAATTAGAAAAAAAAGTAATTGAAATATTTAAGAAATACGATATTTCAAAAGCTACTTTTTTAAATAATCACAAAGCAAATAGATACTTTACACCAATAATATTACACAATAATGGTAAAAATGAAGTTTACACAAACAGTATTATGGGATACAGTAGAATACCAATTTTTCCTGAATGTGAAAAATCATTAAATGCAACTATGGCAAAAAAGTGTTACAACCAGACAATACGCAATGTTGTTGCCTATAATTTTAATGCTAAAATGGCTAGCAGTTTAGGTTTAAGACCAGGTAAAAAAAGAATATTTGTAAATTTTAAGATAGATACTTTAGGTAATATAACAGATATTAAAAGTAGAGCATCTCATTATTTATTGAAAAAAGAAGCAGAAAGAATTGTTAAAAAATTATCTAAACCAGCACCAGCCATCTTTGGTAACAAACCTCAAACAACAAATTTCACTTTACCGATAACATTTTCATTAGATTAA
- a CDS encoding RluA family pseudouridine synthase, with the protein MQLIESHKVLSLKKPIRLQDYGVGIFSTNPTKSGLKKAIKKGLVFVDGEIASTALFIVGNETIEFFQSEENKKEFDFDLKVLFEDDFLAIIYKPAGIVVSGNSFATIDNALFQNIKKSTQSDAVKPRPVHRLDYPTSGLLLIGKTNSSIIALNKLFENKEIQKTYHAVSIGKMEESGTIDFPVDDKKTLTHFKVLKTVSSERFGFLNLVQLSPKTGRKHQLRKHLASLGNPILGDKQYYLDNLILNGKGLYLHASTLQFVHPITKENLCVSENLPKKFKKIFPH; encoded by the coding sequence ATGCAATTAATTGAATCTCATAAAGTTCTAAGTTTAAAAAAACCAATTCGTTTACAGGATTATGGCGTCGGAATTTTCAGCACAAATCCCACAAAATCTGGGCTAAAAAAAGCCATTAAAAAAGGACTTGTTTTTGTTGATGGAGAAATTGCATCAACAGCACTTTTTATAGTTGGTAATGAAACTATAGAATTCTTTCAATCAGAAGAAAATAAAAAAGAGTTCGATTTTGATTTAAAGGTTTTATTTGAAGATGATTTTTTAGCAATTATTTACAAACCTGCCGGAATTGTAGTTAGCGGAAATTCTTTCGCAACTATTGATAACGCACTATTTCAAAATATTAAAAAAAGCACACAATCTGATGCTGTAAAACCAAGGCCAGTTCACAGATTAGATTATCCAACAAGCGGTTTATTATTAATTGGGAAAACTAATTCTTCAATAATTGCATTGAATAAATTATTTGAAAATAAAGAAATTCAGAAAACATACCATGCAGTTTCAATAGGTAAAATGGAAGAATCTGGAACTATTGATTTTCCTGTTGATGATAAAAAAACGCTAACTCATTTTAAGGTTTTAAAAACAGTTAGTTCCGAACGTTTCGGATTTTTAAACTTAGTGCAACTTTCACCTAAAACTGGTAGAAAACATCAACTTAGAAAACATTTAGCTTCATTAGGAAATCCCATTTTAGGTGATAAACAATATTATTTAGACAACTTAATTTTAAACGGAAAAGGATTGTATTTACATGCCTCAACATTACAGTTTGTGCATCCAATTACAAAAGAAAACTTATGTGTGAGTGAAAATCTTCCGAAGAAATTTAAAAAAATATTCCCACATTAA
- the dnaN gene encoding DNA polymerase III subunit beta: protein MKFIVSSSQLLKQLQVLGGVINSNNTLPILDNFLLELSENELKISASDLETTMSSIVAVESTDEGAIAVNARLLLDTLKTFPDQPLTFKTEGESTIEISSDQGKYDMAFFGAEEFPKAVELPSPSKTLVPAHILGTAISKTIFASGNDDLRPVMSGVFFQFSSNSLTFVATDAHKLVKYTRTDVTADKTAEFIMPKKPLNLLKGILSGSEEEVSIEYNDSNAKFTFDNTVLVCRLIDGKYPNYEAVIPKENPNKLTVDRASFLNSVRRVSIFSSKTTHQIRLKMAGTELNISAEDLDYANKADERLSCDYQGDDMQIGFNSRFLSEMLSNLNANDVLIEMSLPNRAGILTPIDGTDEGEQITMLVMPVMLNS from the coding sequence ATGAAATTTATAGTTTCTAGTTCGCAATTACTAAAACAATTACAGGTTTTAGGCGGCGTAATAAACAGCAATAATACCTTACCAATTTTAGATAATTTTTTATTAGAATTGTCTGAAAATGAGTTAAAGATATCGGCTTCTGATTTAGAGACAACAATGAGTTCTATTGTAGCTGTAGAAAGCACTGACGAAGGCGCAATTGCGGTTAATGCACGTTTGTTATTAGACACTTTAAAGACGTTTCCGGACCAACCATTAACGTTTAAAACGGAAGGCGAAAGCACTATAGAAATTAGTTCTGATCAAGGTAAATACGACATGGCATTTTTTGGAGCTGAAGAGTTTCCTAAAGCTGTAGAATTACCTTCTCCAAGTAAAACTTTAGTACCTGCTCATATTTTAGGAACGGCAATTTCAAAGACAATTTTTGCTTCTGGAAACGATGATTTACGCCCAGTAATGAGCGGTGTTTTCTTCCAGTTTTCTTCTAATAGCTTAACTTTTGTGGCTACAGATGCGCATAAATTGGTAAAATATACAAGAACAGATGTTACTGCAGATAAAACGGCAGAATTTATAATGCCTAAAAAACCTTTAAATTTATTAAAGGGAATTTTAAGTGGTTCTGAAGAGGAAGTTTCTATTGAATACAACGATTCTAACGCTAAATTTACGTTTGATAATACGGTTTTAGTGTGTAGATTAATTGATGGAAAATATCCTAATTATGAAGCGGTAATTCCGAAGGAAAATCCGAATAAATTAACAGTTGATAGAGCTTCTTTCTTAAACTCGGTTCGTAGAGTTTCTATTTTCTCAAGTAAAACTACACATCAGATTCGTTTAAAAATGGCAGGAACAGAATTAAATATTTCTGCAGAAGATTTAGACTATGCCAACAAAGCAGACGAACGTTTATCTTGTGATTACCAAGGTGATGATATGCAAATTGGTTTTAACTCTCGTTTTTTAAGTGAAATGTTAAGTAACTTAAATGCAAACGATGTTTTAATTGAAATGTCTTTACCAAACCGCGCAGGAATTTTAACTCCAATTGACGGAACTGACGAAGGTGAACAAATTACTATGCTTGTTATGCCTGTTATGTTGAATTCGTAA
- the ggt gene encoding gamma-glutamyltransferase: protein MKKIFLLIAISITLFNCKTSEKKEKNIGLVTEKAMVVSAREEASKIGTDILKKGGNAFDAMAATELALAVAYPYAGNIGGGGFMVYRKNDGQIGALDYREKAPLASSKDMYLDKDGNIIKGKSTLGAMAVGIPGTVAGVFATHKKFGSLPIEDILKPVIALAKRGIIVTKKQEDRIKKYQPYFLKANKEPIIFNQKWKENDTIKYNALAETLERILKNGRDEFYKGETAKRLVKFMQANGGIMTEEDLAKYEAQWRTPVTFTYDDLKVISMSPPSSGGICLAQIMNGIEPYDLDKFGHNSTKTIQIIAEAERRAYADRSFFLGDPDFVKIPLKTLISKEYTKGRMDNFSFEKATKSADVAHGTVEMIESDETTHYSIVDQFGNAISATTTINGAYGSKLYCEDLGFFLNNEMDDFSSKPGVPNQFGLVGAKANEIMPEKRMLSSMTPTIVEKNGKLWMVVGTPGGSTIITSVLQTILNVHEFNFGMQEAVNQPRFHHQWLPDMIMMEPNMFDRKVVEDLKKVGYTINEEDAPVIGKVEGILRLPNGKLEGGADPRGDDKAVGF from the coding sequence ATGAAAAAAATATTTTTATTAATTGCAATTTCAATCACATTATTCAATTGCAAAACCTCAGAAAAGAAAGAAAAAAATATTGGTCTAGTTACCGAAAAAGCTATGGTTGTTTCTGCTCGTGAAGAAGCTTCAAAAATTGGAACAGACATTCTTAAAAAAGGTGGTAATGCTTTTGATGCTATGGCTGCAACGGAATTAGCTTTAGCAGTTGCCTATCCGTATGCTGGAAATATTGGCGGCGGCGGATTTATGGTCTATCGTAAAAATGATGGGCAAATTGGCGCATTAGATTACAGAGAGAAAGCTCCGTTAGCTTCAAGTAAGGACATGTACTTAGACAAAGACGGAAACATTATTAAAGGAAAAAGCACTTTAGGCGCAATGGCTGTTGGTATTCCTGGAACTGTTGCTGGTGTTTTTGCTACTCATAAAAAATTTGGTTCTTTACCTATTGAAGATATTTTAAAACCAGTAATTGCTTTAGCTAAAAGGGGAATTATTGTTACCAAAAAGCAAGAAGACAGAATTAAAAAGTATCAACCTTACTTCTTAAAAGCGAATAAAGAACCTATTATTTTCAATCAAAAATGGAAAGAAAATGATACCATAAAATATAATGCTTTAGCAGAAACTTTAGAAAGAATTCTTAAAAACGGACGAGACGAATTTTACAAAGGTGAAACTGCAAAACGTTTGGTGAAATTTATGCAAGCAAATGGCGGAATTATGACTGAAGAAGATTTGGCAAAATACGAAGCACAATGGAGAACTCCTGTTACCTTTACTTATGACGACTTAAAAGTAATTTCAATGTCTCCACCTTCTAGTGGAGGAATTTGTTTAGCACAAATTATGAACGGAATTGAACCGTATGATTTAGACAAATTTGGGCATAATTCAACCAAAACAATTCAAATAATTGCGGAAGCAGAAAGAAGAGCTTATGCAGATAGAAGTTTCTTTTTAGGAGATCCTGATTTTGTAAAAATTCCATTAAAGACATTAATTTCTAAAGAATATACAAAAGGTAGAATGGATAATTTTTCTTTTGAAAAAGCAACAAAATCGGCTGATGTAGCTCACGGAACTGTAGAAATGATAGAAAGTGATGAAACAACCCACTACTCTATTGTAGATCAGTTTGGTAACGCAATTTCTGCAACTACAACTATAAATGGCGCTTATGGTTCTAAATTATATTGTGAAGATTTAGGGTTCTTTTTAAATAATGAAATGGACGATTTTTCTAGCAAACCTGGTGTTCCAAATCAGTTTGGATTAGTTGGTGCAAAAGCGAATGAAATTATGCCCGAAAAAAGAATGCTAAGTTCTATGACTCCTACAATTGTTGAGAAAAACGGCAAACTTTGGATGGTTGTTGGAACTCCTGGTGGTTCAACAATTATTACTTCTGTATTACAAACTATTTTAAATGTACATGAGTTTAACTTCGGGATGCAAGAAGCTGTAAATCAGCCGAGATTCCATCACCAATGGTTACCAGACATGATTATGATGGAACCAAATATGTTTGATAGAAAAGTTGTGGAAGATCTTAAAAAAGTTGGCTACACAATAAATGAAGAAGATGCACCTGTTATTGGTAAAGTTGAAGGGATTTTAAGATTACCAAACGGTAAATTAGAAGGTGGAGCAGATCCTCGTGGAGACGATAAAGCAGTTGGATTTTAA
- a CDS encoding PIG-L family deacetylase produces MKKAILSLSFLLIITSIVAQKPQKLNTNQLYEKVQKLNFLGTALYIAAHPDDENTRLIAYLANNVKARTAYLSLTRGDGGQNLIGSEMRELLGVIRTQELLAARSIDGGQQLFTRANDFGYSKHPDETLEIWQKEKVLADVVWAIRTFKPDVIINRFNHRTPGTTHGHHTSSAILSVEAFDLANDKTKFSNQLKYTETWQPERLFYNTSSWFFRGREDDFKKAVKGFTSFDVGVYYPLKGVSNNELASMASSQHLCQGFGRLSTRGNQTEYVEFLKGNAPKDKNDIFSGINTTWNRVEGGGEIGDILYEVENNFDFVNPAKHLPALMKAYKLVQNLKDAHWKNIKSKELQEIIEACAGLYLEASANSSSATPNSTIDVNFEALNRSIAKVELSSVKLLPANKVISKNIDLTNNKRQNFKETISISNLDFSSPYWLNKEADLGMYKVDNQQLIGLPETPRPLQVQFNLIIENESITVTKDVVRRYSKRDIGEIYEPFEVLPQITTKLKNKVLIFSDDTPQKVSVAVRARAQNTSGSVSLEIPNGWSVSPKFIDFTIAQKNDLKTVDFMVSPPKNQSEGKLKVIATANGKKYTKELVEINYNHIPKQSVLLNSEAKVVRLDIKKAGNSIGYIQGSGDAVPESLRQIGYQVTEINPNEINEKNLQQFDAIVVGIRAYNTVSELKFKQKHLLEYVKNGGNMIVQYNTNRGVDVAAPFKLGLSRDRVTDENAEIRLLAKEHAILNYPNKITKEDFNGWVQERGLYFPNTWSSEYTPVLAMNDKGESAKKGSLLIAKYGKGNYIYTGLSFFRELPVGVSGAYKLFANMLSVGK; encoded by the coding sequence ATGAAAAAAGCAATACTCTCGCTTTCTTTTCTATTGATAATCACATCAATAGTTGCCCAAAAACCACAAAAACTTAACACAAATCAGCTATACGAAAAAGTTCAAAAACTTAATTTTTTAGGAACTGCTTTATACATTGCTGCGCATCCAGATGATGAAAATACACGTTTAATTGCCTATTTAGCTAATAATGTAAAAGCACGTACAGCTTATTTATCATTAACGCGTGGAGATGGCGGACAAAATTTAATTGGTTCAGAAATGCGCGAGTTATTAGGAGTAATTAGAACACAAGAATTATTGGCAGCAAGAAGTATTGATGGTGGACAACAATTATTTACCAGAGCAAATGATTTTGGCTACTCAAAACATCCAGATGAAACTTTAGAAATTTGGCAAAAAGAAAAAGTATTGGCAGACGTAGTTTGGGCAATAAGAACTTTTAAGCCCGATGTAATTATAAACCGATTTAATCACAGAACACCAGGAACAACACATGGACATCATACAAGTTCTGCAATATTAAGTGTTGAGGCGTTTGATTTAGCAAATGATAAGACTAAGTTTTCTAATCAATTAAAATATACAGAAACCTGGCAACCAGAACGTTTGTTTTACAATACTTCTTCGTGGTTTTTTAGAGGAAGAGAAGACGATTTTAAAAAAGCTGTAAAAGGATTCACTTCATTTGATGTTGGTGTGTATTATCCCTTAAAAGGAGTTTCTAACAACGAGTTGGCTTCTATGGCAAGTAGCCAACATTTATGTCAAGGTTTTGGACGTTTATCAACTCGTGGAAATCAAACTGAGTATGTTGAGTTTTTAAAAGGAAATGCGCCAAAAGATAAAAATGATATTTTTTCAGGAATCAATACTACATGGAATAGAGTAGAGGGTGGTGGAGAAATTGGCGATATTTTATACGAAGTAGAAAATAATTTCGATTTTGTAAATCCGGCCAAACATTTACCAGCTTTAATGAAGGCTTATAAATTGGTTCAGAATTTAAAAGATGCGCATTGGAAAAATATAAAGTCAAAAGAATTACAAGAAATTATTGAAGCTTGCGCAGGTTTGTATTTAGAAGCTTCTGCAAATAGTTCAAGTGCAACACCAAATTCTACTATTGATGTGAATTTTGAAGCATTAAATAGAAGTATTGCAAAAGTGGAATTATCTTCTGTAAAATTACTTCCTGCAAACAAAGTTATTTCTAAAAATATTGATTTAACAAACAATAAAAGACAGAATTTTAAGGAAACTATTAGCATTTCAAATTTAGATTTTTCTTCGCCATATTGGTTGAACAAAGAAGCCGATTTAGGAATGTATAAAGTTGATAATCAGCAATTAATTGGTTTGCCAGAAACACCAAGACCGTTGCAAGTTCAGTTTAATTTAATAATTGAAAATGAGTCGATTACAGTAACTAAAGATGTTGTGCGTAGATACTCAAAACGAGATATTGGAGAAATTTATGAACCGTTTGAAGTTTTACCACAAATAACAACAAAACTAAAAAACAAAGTATTAATTTTTTCTGATGATACACCGCAAAAAGTATCTGTAGCGGTTAGAGCAAGAGCTCAAAATACAAGTGGAAGTGTTTCTTTAGAAATTCCAAATGGTTGGTCTGTTTCACCTAAATTTATCGATTTTACAATTGCACAGAAAAACGATTTAAAAACTGTTGATTTTATGGTAAGTCCACCAAAAAATCAATCAGAAGGAAAGTTAAAAGTCATAGCAACTGCAAATGGAAAAAAATACACCAAAGAGTTGGTGGAAATTAATTACAATCACATTCCAAAGCAATCAGTTTTATTAAATTCTGAAGCTAAAGTTGTGCGTTTGGATATTAAAAAAGCAGGAAATTCAATTGGTTATATTCAAGGTTCTGGAGATGCGGTTCCAGAAAGTTTACGTCAAATTGGGTATCAAGTTACTGAGATAAATCCGAATGAAATTAACGAGAAAAACTTACAGCAGTTTGACGCTATTGTTGTTGGAATTAGAGCTTACAATACTGTTTCTGAATTAAAATTCAAACAAAAACATTTGTTAGAATATGTGAAAAATGGTGGAAACATGATTGTGCAATACAATACTAATAGAGGTGTTGATGTTGCTGCGCCATTCAAATTAGGATTATCGAGAGATAGAGTTACTGATGAAAATGCTGAAATTAGGTTGTTGGCTAAAGAGCATGCAATTTTAAATTACCCAAATAAGATTACCAAAGAAGATTTTAATGGTTGGGTGCAAGAACGTGGTTTGTATTTTCCAAATACTTGGAGTTCGGAATACACACCAGTTTTAGCAATGAATGATAAAGGAGAATCAGCTAAAAAAGGAAGTTTATTGATAGCAAAATATGGCAAAGGAAATTACATATATACTGGTTTAAGCTTCTTTAGAGAATTGCCTGTTGGAGTTTCTGGTGCGTATAAATTGTTTGCGAATATGCTTTCGGTTGGGAAGTAA
- a CDS encoding nitroreductase, giving the protein MTFNEVNTKRRSIRDFTKQEVSTELINEILKDALEAPSSSNTQPLKVVVATGNTLKEIGKELTFKYNTSAKLAKKNIFAKLYSAYKHKLQPNKVYQTIQGKYFGIYQERRIKTAVGLYKVLGIKREDKKKRHEEMAKNFNFFGAPVAIWIYANPKMKYTALVDTGIFMQNLMLSATNKGLGTCPQGALNLWREPVDKHFSVPKGYELVCGLSLGYPSEAKVNSYRPEKISVEELLVIKK; this is encoded by the coding sequence ATGACTTTTAACGAAGTAAATACCAAACGAAGAAGTATAAGAGATTTTACTAAACAAGAAGTTTCTACTGAATTAATAAATGAAATTCTAAAAGATGCTTTAGAAGCTCCGTCAAGCTCAAATACTCAACCGCTTAAAGTTGTTGTTGCAACTGGAAATACCTTAAAAGAAATAGGAAAAGAGTTAACTTTTAAATATAATACTTCCGCTAAATTAGCAAAGAAAAATATTTTTGCTAAATTATATTCAGCTTATAAACACAAATTACAGCCTAATAAAGTATACCAAACAATTCAAGGAAAATATTTTGGCATTTATCAAGAACGAAGAATAAAAACTGCCGTTGGTTTGTATAAAGTTTTAGGAATAAAACGAGAAGACAAGAAAAAGCGACACGAAGAAATGGCAAAAAACTTTAATTTCTTTGGCGCTCCTGTTGCAATTTGGATTTACGCAAATCCAAAAATGAAATATACAGCTTTAGTAGATACAGGCATATTTATGCAAAATTTAATGCTTTCTGCAACCAATAAAGGTTTAGGAACGTGTCCGCAAGGAGCTTTAAATTTATGGAGAGAACCTGTAGACAAACACTTTTCTGTACCCAAAGGTTACGAGTTAGTTTGCGGCCTTTCTTTAGGTTATCCTTCTGAAGCAAAAGTAAATAGTTATAGACCTGAAAAAATATCTGTTGAAGAGTTATTGGTTATTAAGAAGTAA